Part of the Halorhabdus utahensis DSM 12940 genome, TCACTCACCGGCGGTGGCGGCCGACCGGAGGCAGCGAGTGAGCAGTCAGCGGGGCTCGGGTCCAACGACGGGCGACCCACCGGGATTTAAGCCACCGGGCTCGCCGACTTCCAGTAATGCTCGACGAGCTACTCGGTCGCGCTCGACTCAGAGAGCGTATCGAGGAACTCGAAGACGAAAACCGCCACCTAACGCGCCAGCTCGACGCCGAGTCCGACCGGCGAGCCGACGTCGAGACGGAGCGCCAGGCGGCCGAACGCCGCGCGAACCGGCTCGATGACCGGGTTCAGGAACTGGAAGATCGCGTCGAACGGCTCTCGGGCTCCGAGCAGGAGCTATCCGTTCGGCGTCGTGAAACGCTCTGCGGTGACCGTCTCACGACGATTCTGGACCGTCTCGAATCCGTCGAAACTGATCCGGAAGGCGCACTGTCGGCGTTCGTCGGCGACGCGCCGCTCCCGGACGCTGTCAGCGATGCCTTCGGCGACCGTTCGAGCCTCGTCTCGCGGGTCGCCCCCTGCTTCGCGTTCACCGACGACGCCCGCCTCCTCAGCGTGGCGCTGGACCCGCCGATCGAGCCCGACCCGTTCGTCACCTGGGATGACGGTGCTGTCTTCGATCGATCGCATTTCGAGCCGACGGGGGAATTCACCCTGGCGCTGGTCCGTTCTGACCTCTTTGCCATGGGAGAGTACCACGGGCGCGAACGGATCGCATTTCACGGCTTCGACAGTGATCTGGGGCGCAATCATTCGAAAGGCGGCTTCTCGCAGGCGCGCTTTGAACGCCTTCGCGACGAGCAGATCGACTCACACCTCGAACGGTGCCTGGTAGCCCTCGAGGAGCGCTCGACCGACCGGCTGTACGTCGTCGGTGAGCAAACCGTGCTGGACGCGTTCGAAGAGGCGGCTGACGCGACGGCGACTGTCGACGCCACTGGCGATCCCGAACCGGCGCTGGACGATGCGTTCTATGACTTCTGGACGACGACGCTGTGGGCGATCTGATTGGTAGAGGCTGGGTTGCCGTCCATCTATGCCAGCACTGGTGGGTAAATAGTAATTTTTTGGGTGTAGGTGGTCATCTGGGGAATATTTATTGACTCGCCCCTCGTAGTAGCGAACATGACCCAAGCGACGCTTGACGACCGGGGGCGGTTGACGTTGCCAAAAGAAGTGCGTGAAGAGTATGGTGAGACGTACTACGTTGTTTCTCTCCATGACGGTATCAAGCTGGTTCCCGTCGCGGACGATCCGCTCGCGGCGCTTCGAGACGAGTTTTCGGACGTAGAGAAGACGGCCAGTGAACTTCGTGAGGAGGCACGGGCGGGTGCCATCGAGGAGGCCGGTCGGTGAATGTACGTCGAGGCTGACTTTCTGCTCGCACTGATCAAGGACGACGACTGGTTAGGAGAGGCTGCCGAGGAGGTGTATACCACTCACCGTGAGGACCTCTGGACATCTCAGCTGACACTTATTGAACTGCTCCTCGTCGCGTACCGCGAAGATCGGGAGGCAGAGCGAGTCGTGACGAACGCTGCCGCGCTTGTTGAGGTTGACGGCGACGTCGAAACGGTCGTGACCGCGGCAACGTACGTCGATGACTACGGATTTACACCGTTTGATGCGCTCCACTATATCGAGTCAGACGGCGAGACAATCGTCTCCAGCGACGACACCTACGATCAAGTCACATCCCGACTCGATCTGAGGACAGTTCTCGAAGAGTGACTCACTCTTCCGGCCGTCACCGCAGAAGCTAAACGCCGGTCGCACCTTGCCCCGACAATGACCGACTGGACGGAGATTCATCGTCCTTCGACGCTCGCGGAGGTGCGGGGCAACGACAAGGCCCGCGACGCCCTTCGGGAGTGGGCCGAGTCCTGGCCCGACCACCGCGAGGCAGTCGTCCTCTATGGCTCGCCGGGCATCGGGAAGACCTCGGCGGCCCACGCGCTCGCCAACGACATGGACTGGCCGACGATCGAACTCAACGCCAGCGACTCCCGGACCAAAGACGTCATCGAGCAGGTCGCGGGCGAGGCTGCCAAAAGCGGTACGCTCGCCCAGGGTGGTTCGGGCCGGCGACTCGTCATCCTGGACGAGGCCGACAACCTCCACGGCAACGTCGACCGCGGCGGGACGCGGGCGATCACATCCCTGGTCAAGGAGGCCCAACAGCCGATCGTCCTCATCGCCAACGAGTTCTACGAGATGAGCAAGGGCCTCCGGAACGCCTGCCGGGACATCGAGTTTCGGGACGTCTCCACCCGGTCGATCGTCCCTGTCCTCCGTGATATCTGCCGACAGGAGGATGTCGGCTTCGAGAAGGAGGCACTCCGAAAGATCGCGGAGATGAACGACGGTGATCTTCGGGGAGCGATCAACGATCTGCAGGCCATCGCGGAGGGCCGGGACACGGTGACCGAAGACGACGTCGTGACCAGCGAACGCGACCGGACAACTGACATCTTTTCGTTTCTCGATACCGTCCTGAAGGAAGCAGACGCACAGGAAGCCCTCGAAGCGTCCTACGACGTCGACGAGACGCCCGACGACCTCATCTCCTGGATCGAGGACAACGTGCCCAAGGACTACGAGGGCGCGGAACTGGCACGTGCGTATCGGTCGCTCGCGAACGCCGACCGGTGGCTCGGCCGGGTGCGAGCCACGCAGAACTACACCTTTTGGCGATACGCCTCCGATGCGATGACAGCCGGTGTCGCGGCCGCACGCAGCGGTGAGAAGGGGGGCTGGACGCGCTATGGCCCGCCGAGTTACTGGTCGAAACTCGGCCGAACCAGGGGCGCACGGGACACGCGTGACGACGTGGCTCGGGCCATTGCGACGACCAGCGGCGTCAGCATGTCCACCGCGCGCCGCGAGGTGTTGCCGTATCTGGAGACGATGACCCACCACTGCAAGAACCGCGAGTTGACGGTTTCGATGACGGCGGCCTACGATCTCGACGCCGACCACGTGGCGTTTATCACTGGCAGCGGTGCGGACACGAACAAGATCGCTTCGATCATCGAGGACGCGGCAGAACGCCGGGAAACGGCCGCCGTCGACGCCTCGGAAGGCGCGTTCGACCCGGGTGAAACCGACAGTTCGTCGGCAAGTGGCGATGAGCAAGGGGACGACCAGGCGGAGAGGGCCGAGGGGGCGACGCTTGGATCCCAGCCGGCGGACGGCGGCGACGATGCTTCCATGGACGAGGCTGCAATGAGCGCCGAAGACGAGGAGGGCGCGAGGAGCGGCGAAGAGGAGGATGCCAACGACCAACAGACCGGGCTTGGCGATTTCGTGTAATCAGCGTGTCATAGGACTCCTGAAACCGTCTGCTATCTGATCCTTGTCAGGCCCTGAGTGCAGGTACGGCAACAAACAGCACAGCTGATTCTACTCAGCTGGACGGGTTTAACTGGAAGCGCTTTCCGATGGGATCGTTAGTTTGTCGGTGAAACTTACTGTGCTTGAAGCGCATAGAGATCACCGGGGGCCGTGGCGACATACACGATGTCCTCAACGACGGCAATGCCACTGTTAATCCCGCCTGCCTGGTAGTCACCGAACAGTATTGCCCTTGTTTCGAACTGCCAGCCCTCGTCGCCGTTACTCACGTCGAAGGTGTACAGCGTCTGGCCTGCAACGACGTACACTAAATCACCAGCGACGACAGGCGGTCCCGCGAGCGTCGCACTGACGGAGCGCCTCCACTTTTCGTGCCCATCAGACGCACTCAACGCTATCAAAGCCTGTTCCCGGCCTGGGACGAACACGGTTCCATCAGCGACGGCGACAGAACCAACAAAGCCGGCCCTAAGGCTACGTCGCCACACGTCTGATCCATCGTCGGCATCGAGGGCAAGGATCTCTCCCTCACCTGCACCGAGATACAGCAATCCGTCCCAGATGACTGGAATCGAACGCATGATATCGACCGATGGGGATCGACGCCACTGTTCTTCCCCGTTGGTCGCGGTAATGGCGTAGATTGTCGACGTTTCGTCGATGCAGTAGACCGTTTCGTCGGCGACCGCCAGCGGGGATAGACCCTCTCTGTCGAGTTCGAATCGCCAGCGTTCCTCCCCGCTCGATGCATCGACCGCGTAGATAGTCGGATCGTCGAATTGACCTCGCGTGTATACTGTCCCGTCTTCGATGGCTGGAGTCGCCAGCCCACCGCTATCACTCTCGGTCTCGAACGTCCAATCACGGTCGCCAGTCGCCGCGTCAAGTGCGAGTAAATCGTGCGCACCAACGTATAGTCGTCCGTTGTCGAACGTCGGTGTACTGGCGTGGGGGTCCCACTCACCACCGACCGTGCGGCCCGTCCGCCCGTCAACGACGAGGCCACCGGCAGAGACACGTCCGTTGTGGACGACGGCACCGGATTTGGCTTCTGTACACCCCGGATATCGCCAGGCCACCTCGACACCGTCTTTCGGACCGCTCGCCTCCGGATTGTGCCCGGTGTTCGCCGAGTCGTACTGGTACGATGGCCACGATGCTGCCTGGTCAAGATCGGCGTCAGATTCGTGAACCAACTCCTCGTCGGAACAGTCCGCTGGAGGGTGGTCTGAGGGGAATGAACAGCCTGCCAGACCAGCCATAGCGATGGCACTTCCCTGGAGGAACCGCCGACGGGAGGGTCTGTTCATGATCAAATCGTATTCGCATTATCATATAGGTTTTCTGTGGAATACAGACACGAATGAATTGGTCACTCATCAGACTTGCTGCGCGGCTGAATCACAGATATTGCGATGAAATGAAGTGGTTGTCCGTGCTGAACTCACTTCCCATTCAAATACTCTATGTGCGAGATCCGGCCCGGAACAGTCCGACAGCACTCCCGACCAGTCCGCCATAGACGACGAGACCGGCGAGCAGATACGCCGTCTGGTGGAGTGGTGAGGCGGCGATCAGATGGCGGCCGAGATAGACCGCGACCGGCAACGCGGCCAGGGAAGCGAGCGGCGCGTGTCGGAACGTGCCGGACAATTTCTCGCGGCCCACGACGACGAGGACAAGCACAGCAAGGACCAACACGAGCAACACCGCGTACTGCAGGGTGCCCAGAACGGGCGTGTAGCTGCTGATGAACGGTGGCGTCAACAGGACGTTGGCCGGAAAGAGCACGAGCCCCCCGACCGCAGCGGCGGTGAGGTGGCTCGACCGGATCGAGTCCGCCCAGGTCGCGACGAAGGCGAAGGCGAACGCCCCAAAGATGGTGAAGGCGGTCCAGAAGTGCGCCGTCAGTACCTCGGACATCCCGAAATTGGTGACCGTCTGCTGGCCGAGCAGCACCTGCAGCGGCGTCAACAGCGCACCGAGGGTCAGTGCGTACCGGATCCTCGTGGGCGTCTCACGACGCCAGGATTCGATGGCGGACCCGACGATGAACAGCCCGCCGATGCCGGCCACGACCCGGTGGATCCACTCGAAGAAACTCGGGAACGATTCCGGAAACAGATTCAGGAGTCCGCCGTCACAGACCGGCCAGCGCGCCTGACAGGCCAGGCCAGCGCCGTAGGACTTCGTGGCGACGCCCAGCAATATCGTCGCGAAGACGAACAGTAGCGTCGTGGCGACGAGAGAGCGAAATCGACGGTTCATGGCGTCCCCTTCGTTCGGAACTCACTTAGCCTCCGTCATTCCGGCGACCGCACGTCGCCCCGGCCGTTCTTGCGCCTTCGCAAGATTTGGCTCCGGCCCCCCTCCTTTTTATCCGTGGCTGAGAGGGGCTCCGTATGGGTCTCGAAGAGGACGCACTCGATTACCATCAGCGGGAACCGCCCGGCAAACTGGAGATCGCCACGACGAAGCCGACCAACACCCAGCGGGATCTCAGCCTCGCGTATTCACCCGGGGTCGCTGGTCCCTGCCGGGAGATCGACGCGGATCCCGCCGACGCCTTCGAGTACACGGCAAAGGGCAACCTCGTCGCCGTTGTCTCGGACGGCAGTGCCACGCTCGGACTGGGCGACATCGGCCCGCTCGCATCCAAACCGGTGATGGAGGGCAAGGGAGTGCTGTTCAAGCGCTTTGCCGACATCGATGTCTTCGATCTGGAGGTCGACGCTGACGATCCCGAACGGATGATCGACGTCGTCGAGGCACTCGAGCCCACGTTCGGCGGCGTCAACCTGGAAGACATCGGCGCGCCGGCGTGTTTTACCATCGAGAAACGACTGCAGGAGTCGTTGTCGATCCCGGTGTTTCACGACGACCAACACGGGACGGCCATCATCACCGGCGCGGCACTGTTGAACGCCATCGATATCCTCGGAAAGGACCTTTCGGAGCTGGAGGTCGTCTTTTCGGGCGCTGGCGCGAGTGCCATCGCGACCGCCCGCTTTTTCGAATCGCTCGGCGTCCCCGGATCGGCGATCACGATGGTCGACTCCGGCGGGATCGTCACCGACGAACGGGTCGACGCCGGCGACGTCAACGAGTACAAGGCCGAGTTTGCGACCGAAGGGCCGGCGGGTGACCTGGCCGACGCGATGGCTGGCGCGGATGTCTTCGTTGGCCTCTCGGTCAGTGGGATCGTCGACGGGGCGATGGTCGCCTCGATGGCCGCGGATCCGATCGTCTTTCCGATGGCGAATCCGGACCCGGAGATCGATTACGACGACGCCAAAGCCGCCGGGGAGGGCACCACCATCGTCGCGACCGGTCGCTCGGACTACCCGAACCAGGTCAACAACGTCCTCGGCTTCCCGTTCATTTTCCGCGGCGCACTGGACGCCCGTGCCCGGACGATCAACGAGGAGATGAAGGTGGCTGCCGCCGAGGCACTGGCGGCACTCGCCCGGGAGGACGTCCCGGACGCCGTCGTGAAAGCTTACGGCGACGAGCCGATCCAGTTCGGTCCGGAGTACGTCATCCCGAAGCCCCTCGATCCCCGCGTTCTCTTCGAGGTCGCCCCCGCCGTCGCCCGGGCCGCTATCGAGTCCGGTGTGTCACGTAGAGAGCCAGACCTCGATACATACGTCGAGTCCCTGGAAGCGCGTCTCGGCAAGGCTCGGGAAATGATGCGGATCATCCTCAACAAAGCCAAGAGCGATCCACAACGGGTTGTCCTCGCGGAGGGCGCTGACGATACGATGATTCGCGCCGCCTACCAGCTTCTCGACCGTGGGATCGCCGATCCAATTCTCGTCGGTGATCGGACGGAGATCCGATCCAGCGCCGACAGACTCGGGCTCTCGTTCGATCCGACGATCGTCGATCCCGGTGGCGATGCCGTCGATTGCTATGCCGACAGGCTGTACGAACTTCGCAAACGGAAGGGCGTCACCCGAGACGAGGCTCGTGAACTGTTGACCGACGGCAACTATCTCGCGAGTGCGATGGTCGAAACTGGCGACGCCGACGCCATGCTGACGGGTGCGACCGATCACTACCCCTCGGCGCTCAGACCGCTACTCGAAGTCGTCGGAACGGCTCCCGACGCCGAGTTCGCCGCCGGCGTGTACATGCTCACCTTCCGTAACCGTGTCATTTTCGTGGCCGATGCGACAGTCAATCCGGATCCGGACGCGGCCGTGCTGGCCGAGGTGACGAAGCATACGGCCGACGTGGCTCGCCAATTCAACGTCGAACCCCGCGCGGCCTTGCTATCGTATAGTGACTTCGGCAGTGTCGAGGACGATCAGACGGCGATCCCTCGGGAAGCTACCCGTCGCCTCCGGGATGATCCCTCGGTCACCTTCCCGGTCGACGGTGAAATGCAGGCTGATACGGCGGTCCTAGAAGACGCCCTGACGGACACCTACGAGTTTGCCGACCTCGACGAACCGGCGAACGTCCTGATCTTCCCGAACCTCGAAGCCGGCAACGTCGCGTACAAACTTCTCCAGCAACTCGGCGGTGCTGACGCCGTCGGCCCGATGCTGGCCGGGATGGACCGTCCCGTGCACGTCGTCCAGCGCGGCGACGACGTCGAAGACATCGTCAATCTGGCGGGCGTTGCAGTGGTCGATGCGCAGTCAGAACCCTAGCCGGCTGGCGATCAGTCGTCGGCCGGCCGATCCGACCGTGACGGTGGTGGCACGCGCTCGCCGACCGCCGTGACCGGATCCGGTCGCAGACACTGCTCGCGCTCGTCGTTGACGTGGGCGTACTTCTCGGGCGCGTTCGCCAGGGGATGGGCCGGGTTGACGTCGCTCTCGATCCGGGCCACTCTGATCTCATGAAACCCTCGGATTCGCGCCTGGATCCCTCGCCAATGGTTGGTCGTGGCCGGCGGGATCTCGGTCCGGTGTGGGGATTCGACGCACGGGGCGTCGAGATCGAGCATCGTCGCGTTGACGTTGGCCGCCAGTTCGTCGTGATCGACCAGGACGCCCACCCGCGAGTAGGGCGGTGTCCGCGCCGCGAGGACGTCCAGCCCGAAGTGGAGTGCGCGATACTCCGCGACGTTGTTGTCCGGAACGACGTCCGGGACCGACAGGCGAGCGACACACTCGCCGTCGCGGGTCTCGATCACGACGCCGAGCCCACCCTCCCCGCCGTGGAAGGACCCGTCCGTGGCGAGATAGAAATCCCGATGATGGGTCTGTGGCGGGTGAGCGATGTGTGGCGTCGGAGAATCGTCGAACAGGTCTCTGAGGCTCGGCCGGCCGTATGCGGCCATACCTATGCTACGCGGACGAACCGTTTTAAATCTTCCTTGGATGCCAATCGTTGCCAAACATATCCGGTAAGCGATAGCAATAGCGGGATCAGCCGGTCTCGGCCGAGTCGAGACGTTCTTCACGCCCGCAACCGAAGCTATGGGTGATGACACCCGACCTTTTCTCGCCGCTCGAAATGCGCGACGTGACTGCCCCGAATCGCGTGATGGTCTCGCCGATGTGTCAGTATTCCTGTGATGACCGTGATGGTCTCCCGACCGACTGGCACCGCGTCCACCTCGGCAGCCGAGCCGTCGGCGGTGCGGGGATCGTCATGACCGAGGCGACTGCCGTCGAGCCGCGGGGACGGATCTCCCCCGAAGATACCGGAATCTGGTCGGACGAACACGTCCGGGCCTGGCAGCCGATCACAGACATCATCGCCGACCAGGGCTCGATTCCGGCGATTCAACTCGCCCACGCCGGTCGGAAGGCCTCCAAGAGCCGACCCTGGGACGGCAGCGCACCCGTTCGACCGGACGCCGGTGGCTGGGAGACGATCGGCCCGAGCGGGACCGCCTGGCCGTACGACGCCGAGGCCCCACCGCATCGACGGATGGATACCGACGATATCGAGGCCGTCGTCGAGTCCTTCCGGGCCGGGGCCAAGCGGTCACTCGCCGCGGGCTTCGAGATCGCCGAAGTCCACGCCGCCCACGGCTATCTCCTCCACGAGTTTCTCTCGCCGGCCACGAACGATCGTACCGACGAGTACGGGGGTAGTTTCGAGGATCGGACCCGACTACTCCGGGAGGTTGTCACTGCGGTCAGGGATGTCTGGCCCGACGACAAGCCAGTCTTCGTCCGGATCTCCGCGACCGACTGGATCGACGATGGCGAATCCTGGACGGTCGAACAGTCGGTCCGACTCGCCGGCGATCTCTTCGAGGCCGGCGTCGATCTGATCGACGTGAGTTCCGGCGGGATCCGGCCGGGTTCGTATCCCGACGCGGACGGCCCGAACTATCAGGTGCCGTTCGCGGAGCGGATCAACGAGCACACGCCAGCGGGACTTCGTGTTGGGGCTGTCGGAAAGATCACGACACCCGAGCAGGCCGACGCCATCGTCGCCAACGGCCGTGCGGATCTCGCGATCGTGGGTCGAGAGCTCCTCAGAGACCCATACTTCACCATCCGCGCTGCCGATGCACTCGATGCGCTGGATCGCGTTGCCGTTCCACCGCAGTACGACCGGGCGTTCTGAGACGACTGTCGCTTCCTGCATTGTGCCCCGACTGCGCAGTACCCTACGCTTTTGCCGCCACCTGCCGATAGTCATTATAGACATGGTAGATCGACTGCTTTTCCCGACCGATGGGAGTGCGGGGGCGATGTCGACGCTCGAACATGCCCTGGATCTCGCTGCCGACCACGACGCGAGCGTCCACGTACTGACCGTTCAGGACGAGAAGACGGCGGCCGACTCGGAGAAGCCTGCCGGGACCGAGCTGGTCGAGCTGGCGGCCGATCGCGTCCGCGAGCGCGGACTCGACCCCGTGACGGCGATTCGGTCGGGCCGCCCCTATCAGCGGATTCTGGAATACGCCGACGTGGAAGACGTCGACCTCATCGTGATGCCGACACACGGGCGGACAGGGCTGGAGCGCCTCCTTCTCGGCAGCGTGACGGCACGTGTCATCCGGCTTGCGGATGTCCCCGTGCTGACTGCCTGCCCTGATTCCGAGTTGCGTTATCCCTACCGCCGCGTGCTGGTCCCAACCGACGGTAGTCGATCTGCCAACGCTGCACTGGACGTCGCTGTCGAACTTGCCAGCGTGGCGAAGGTCCCATTGACTGCACTCTCTGTCATCGAGCCCTCACGGCAGGACGCCAACGTCCGCTCGTCGGTGAGTCGCGATCGAATGGACGAACTCGCTCACGACGCCGTCGAGACCGCTGGTGACGTGGCAAGGGAGGCGTCGATTTCCGACGTCTCGACGACCGTCGTTCGCGGTTCCTCCGTCCACGCAGAGATCGATTCGTACGTCGCGGCGAACCCGATCGATCTGATCGTCGTCGGAACCCACGGCCGGACCGGGATCGACCGGTATCTCTTCGGTGGCGTCACCGAGAAACTGGTTCGGACCGCCGACGTCCCGGTACTCACCGTCCGCGAACCCGACGGTGAGTGACGCCGCCCCCACGATCGATCACGGTACGGCTGTCGGTCAACCAGTGTGTGTCACTCGGACGCCGTCCGCAGCTTCGATGCGGTAGTAGTGGGGATCGTGTTCCGGGAACTGTTCTCGATACGCCGCTTCGATGGACGTGGCGACCGATTCGACGGTTTCAGTGTCGACGACGGCGATCGCCGCCCCACCCCACCCAGCACCAGTCAATCGTGCCCCGTAGGCTCCAGCCTCGAGGGCCGTCTCGACGACGAAATCCAGTTCTTTACAGCTGGCGTCGTAGTGGTCGGCGATGTCCCGGTGTGCGGAGAGAAGTATCTCCCCGAACGTCTGAATCTCCCCGTCTTCGAGTGCCGCCTGCGCCCGTTGGACGCGAGCGTTCTCCCGGACGACGTACCCGAGTCGCTCTCGCTCCAGCGGATCAAGCCCGTGCAGATCCCCCTCCGAAACGTCTTTCGACGAATCGACGTCCAGCTTCTCGAGCGCACCCTCGACGGTCTCCCGACGCTGGTTGTAGGCCGACTCGACCAATCCCCGGGAGACACCGGTGTGAAAGACCAGGATCTCGATTCCGTCCGGAAACGGGACTGGCGTGTACGTCAGTGTTTCAGTGTCGATCGAGAGTGCGTGGCCGTCCTGCCCGAGTGCCACGGCAAACTGGTCCATGATCCCACAGGCCACCCCGACGTAGTCGTTCTCGACACGCTGACTCAGCCGCGCCATTCGCTCCCGCGAGAGGCCAAGGTCGTATGCCTCGTTCAACAGTGCCATGACCGCAAGCTCCAGGCTCGCCGAGGAACTCAACCCGGCCCCGATCGGCAGTTTCGTGGTGATGTCGCCGCGAAAGCCGCCGGGATCGTATCCCGCCGCCTGTAAGATAGCATAACAGCCTTTGACGTAGTCGACCCAGTCCTCGACTGGTTCCAGATCGTCGGTCGCGAACGAATAGCTCGATTCGACCGCGGTCGAAGACACGTGTACGTCCTCGCTCTCGGTCGCTTCGAGTCGCGTCTGCAGATCCGTCGCCAGTGGCATCACGTACCCGAGTGTGTAGTCAGTGTGGCCCCCGATCAGATTGACGCGACCCGGGGAACGGACAGTATAGTCCCCTTCGAAATCGACCATGTACCTCTCTGTTTGACTCGACCAGCAAAAAGGCCGCCGTGGGAATGTCGCGGACTGCACGAACGGCTCAGGGAAAGCCCCCTCGGCCATGGCCACTCCGATATGTTTTTCCAGCTATGCCCTGGCTTGGGGATATGGAGCTGACTGACAAGCAAGTCGTCGTGACCGGCGGTGCCGGACTGATCGGTGCGGCACTCACCCGGCGACTGGTGGCGGACAACGACGTTGTGGTCGTCGACAATCTCTCGAACGGCATCCGGTCGTCCGTGCCTGACGAAGCGACCTTCATCGAGGGTGATCTGACCGACGAGGCGGTCGTCGCTGACGCTATTACGGACGAGGTCGACCTTGTGTTTCATCTCGCAGCGGACAAATACGTCAACGCCGACGCGCCTCGCGAGCAGTTCGAAGCCAACGGCGAGATGACCTACAACGTCCTCGAACGCATGGACGACGTTGGCGTCGAGTCGATTGCGTTCACGTCTTCCTCGACTGTCTACGGCGAAGCGCCGCGACCCACGCCCGAGGATTTCGCCCCCCTCGAACCGATCAGCGAGTACGGCGCGGCGAAGCTATCCGAGGAGAGTCTCCTGTCGGTGTACGCCCACAGCCACGACTTCTCGGTCTGGAACTTCCGGTTTGCCAACATCGTCGGCCCGCGATACGGCGCAGGCGTCGTCCCCGACTTCATTTATAAACTCACCGAGGATCCGGAGACGCTGACCATCCGGGGCAACGGCCGCCAGGAGAAGTCCTACATGACGCTTGCGAACTGTCTCGACGCGATGTGCTACGTCGTCGAGCACGCCGACGACCCCGTCAACACGTACAATTTGGGCACCCGCACGACAACCTCCGTCAATCGTATCGCGGACATCGTCAGCGACGAGATGGACGTCGATCCCGACTACGAGTACACCGGGGGCGACCGCGGCTGGACTGGCGACGTCCCCAAGATGCGCCTCTCGATCGAAAAACTCGCCGCGCTGGGATGGGAACCGTCCGCATCCAGTGACGAGGCCATCCGCCAGGGTGTCCGTGATCTCCTCGATAACCCCGAGAACGAACCGCATCTGGGCTGATCTGCCGATTCCGCTCTTCACTGTCCACAACTGGACGGCATTGGATTCAGGTTGGGACTGCCTCGGCCCGATCAGGCGTTCGTTTCCGAAATGTTCGACGCACGCCTCCGAGGAGCCATCGAAGGCCCTTCGCCGATCGCTCGCGTGGGTGTCGACCGGATCCGCGCTCAGACGTGTTTCTGGAGTTCGACCGTGAATACACAGCCGGTGGCGTCTTCAACCACAGTCGCGTCCGCTCCCTCGGGTTGTTCTGGGGTGTTTTCGACGCTCACGTGGCCGCCAAACTGATCGACGATGGTGTGGACCAGATACAGACCGATTCCGGTTCCGGGGCTCTCGGGACCCATCTCCCCTTTACCGAAGATGCTGTCGAGATTCGACTCGGGGATACCGGGGCCGTTGTCGGCGAGGGACACGCGCACGTCCGTTT contains:
- a CDS encoding replication factor C large subunit, which encodes MTDWTEIHRPSTLAEVRGNDKARDALREWAESWPDHREAVVLYGSPGIGKTSAAHALANDMDWPTIELNASDSRTKDVIEQVAGEAAKSGTLAQGGSGRRLVILDEADNLHGNVDRGGTRAITSLVKEAQQPIVLIANEFYEMSKGLRNACRDIEFRDVSTRSIVPVLRDICRQEDVGFEKEALRKIAEMNDGDLRGAINDLQAIAEGRDTVTEDDVVTSERDRTTDIFSFLDTVLKEADAQEALEASYDVDETPDDLISWIEDNVPKDYEGAELARAYRSLANADRWLGRVRATQNYTFWRYASDAMTAGVAAARSGEKGGWTRYGPPSYWSKLGRTRGARDTRDDVARAIATTSGVSMSTARREVLPYLETMTHHCKNRELTVSMTAAYDLDADHVAFITGSGADTNKIASIIEDAAERRETAAVDASEGAFDPGETDSSSASGDEQGDDQAERAEGATLGSQPADGGDDASMDEAAMSAEDEEGARSGEEEDANDQQTGLGDFV
- a CDS encoding type II toxin-antitoxin system VapC family toxin, which encodes MYVEADFLLALIKDDDWLGEAAEEVYTTHREDLWTSQLTLIELLLVAYREDREAERVVTNAAALVEVDGDVETVVTAATYVDDYGFTPFDALHYIESDGETIVSSDDTYDQVTSRLDLRTVLEE
- a CDS encoding Vms1/Ankzf1 family peptidyl-tRNA hydrolase codes for the protein MLDELLGRARLRERIEELEDENRHLTRQLDAESDRRADVETERQAAERRANRLDDRVQELEDRVERLSGSEQELSVRRRETLCGDRLTTILDRLESVETDPEGALSAFVGDAPLPDAVSDAFGDRSSLVSRVAPCFAFTDDARLLSVALDPPIEPDPFVTWDDGAVFDRSHFEPTGEFTLALVRSDLFAMGEYHGRERIAFHGFDSDLGRNHSKGGFSQARFERLRDEQIDSHLERCLVALEERSTDRLYVVGEQTVLDAFEEAADATATVDATGDPEPALDDAFYDFWTTTLWAI
- a CDS encoding PQQ-binding-like beta-propeller repeat protein, which encodes MNRPSRRRFLQGSAIAMAGLAGCSFPSDHPPADCSDEELVHESDADLDQAASWPSYQYDSANTGHNPEASGPKDGVEVAWRYPGCTEAKSGAVVHNGRVSAGGLVVDGRTGRTVGGEWDPHASTPTFDNGRLYVGAHDLLALDAATGDRDWTFETESDSGGLATPAIEDGTVYTRGQFDDPTIYAVDASSGEERWRFELDREGLSPLAVADETVYCIDETSTIYAITATNGEEQWRRSPSVDIMRSIPVIWDGLLYLGAGEGEILALDADDGSDVWRRSLRAGFVGSVAVADGTVFVPGREQALIALSASDGHEKWRRSVSATLAGPPVVAGDLVYVVAGQTLYTFDVSNGDEGWQFETRAILFGDYQAGGINSGIAVVEDIVYVATAPGDLYALQAQ
- a CDS encoding AbrB/MazE/SpoVT family DNA-binding domain-containing protein translates to MTQATLDDRGRLTLPKEVREEYGETYYVVSLHDGIKLVPVADDPLAALRDEFSDVEKTASELREEARAGAIEEAGR
- a CDS encoding COX15/CtaA family protein, encoding MNRRFRSLVATTLLFVFATILLGVATKSYGAGLACQARWPVCDGGLLNLFPESFPSFFEWIHRVVAGIGGLFIVGSAIESWRRETPTRIRYALTLGALLTPLQVLLGQQTVTNFGMSEVLTAHFWTAFTIFGAFAFAFVATWADSIRSSHLTAAAVGGLVLFPANVLLTPPFISSYTPVLGTLQYAVLLVLVLAVLVLVVVGREKLSGTFRHAPLASLAALPVAVYLGRHLIAASPLHQTAYLLAGLVVYGGLVGSAVGLFRAGSRT